In a single window of the Palaemon carinicauda isolate YSFRI2023 chromosome 10, ASM3689809v2, whole genome shotgun sequence genome:
- the LOC137648474 gene encoding glycosyltransferase-like protein gnt13 — SSSNSTSSNNNNNIESTSSSNNNNNNNNNNNIESTSTNNNNNNNNNNNNNNIDSTSSINNNDNNNNNNNNNNNNIDSTSSNNNNNNNNNNNNIDSTSNNNNNNNNNNNNNNNNNIDSTSSSNNNNNNNNNNNNIDSTSGNNNNNNNNNNNIDSTSSNHNNNNNNNIDSTSSNNNNNNNNNNNNNNIDSTSNNNNNNNNNNNIDSTNNNNNNNNNNNNIDSTSSGSNNNNNNNNNNNNNNNN; from the exons agtagtagta atagcaccagtagtaataataataataatatagaaagcaccagtagtagtaataataataataataataataataataataatatagagagcaccagtactaataataataataataataataataataataataataataatatagatagcaccagtagtattaataataatgataataataataataataataataataataataataatatagatagcaccagtagtaataataataataataataataataataataataatatagatagcaccagtaataataataataataataataataataataataataataataataataatatagatagcaccagtagtagtaataataataataataataataataataataataatatagatagcaccagtggtaataataataataataataataataataataatatagatagcaccagtagtaatcataataataataataataataatatagatagcaccagtagtaataataataataataataataataataataataataataatatagatagcaccagtaataataataataataataataataataataatatagatagcaccaataataataataataataataataataataataatatagatagcaccagtagtggtagtaataataataataataataataataataataataataataataacaat
- the LOC137648476 gene encoding putative uncharacterized protein DDB_G0277255 translates to NNNNNNNNNNNNNNIESTSNNNNNNNNNNNNNNNNNNNNNNNNNNNIDSTSSNNNNNNNNNNNNIDSTSSSSNNNNNNNNNNNNNNNIDSTSSNNNNNNNNNNNNNNIDSTSSNNNNNNNNNNNNNNIDSTSSNNNNNNNNNNNNNNNNNNID, encoded by the exons aataataataataataataataataataataataataataatatagagagcaccagtaataataataataataataataataataataataataa taataataataataataataataataataataataataataatatagatagcaccagtagtaataataataataataataataataataataataatatagatagcaccagtagtagtagtaataataataataataataataataataataataataataataatatagatagcaccagtagtaataataataacaataataataataataataataataataatatagatagcaccagtagtaataataataataataataataataataataataataataatatagatagcaccagtagtaataataataataataataataataataataataataataataataataataatatagat
- the LOC137648475 gene encoding GATA zinc finger domain-containing protein 4-like, whose translation NNNNNNNDNNNNIDSTSSSNNNNNNNNNNNNNNNNNNNIDSTNNNNKNNNNNNNNNNINSTSINNNNNNNNNNNNNKNIDSTSSNNNNNNNNNNNIDSTSSNNNNNNNNNNNNNNNNINSTSSNNNNNNIDSTNSTSSNNNNNNNNIDSTSSSSNNNNNNNNNNNNN comes from the exons aataataataataataataatgataataataataatatagatagcaccagtagtagtaataataataataataataataataataataataataataataataataataataatatagatagcaccaataataataataaaaataataataataataataataacaataatataaatagcaccagtattaataataataataataataataataataataataataataaaaatatagatagcactagtagtaataataataataataataataataataataatatagatagcaccagtagtaataataataataataataataataataataataataataataataatataaatagcaccagtagtaataataataataataatatagatagcacca atagcaccagtagtaataataataataataataataatatagatagcaccagtagtagtagtaataataataataataataataataataataataataat